A single Mucilaginibacter inviolabilis DNA region contains:
- a CDS encoding SusC/RagA family TonB-linked outer membrane protein, producing the protein MQLKNLLKVSCLAIFCFFAVPALAQNKVITGKVTDSHDGSPMPGVSIVAKGSTIGTNTGPNGDFKLSLPASNNTLVVSFIGYAKQEVDITGKTTVDIALVGSATALSEVQIVSVGYGSQRKKDLTGAVSNISAKDFNQGAVINPLQQIQGKVSGVVITEGSGDPNQNISIRLRGQTSISGDQSPLFVVDGVQLNDPSQFQNIAPGDIESYDVLKDASATAIYGSRGANGVIIVNTKKGKAGRAEVTYNGYVSMAKQANYYDLLNTAEYLATPQAKANPQTQQGERDDVNTDWQRAMNRTAAIQSHNLAISGGSGSFNYRASLNYQNQPGIIINSGKQQLGLRFNAEQKALDNKLDIVMGISNVNTNRSLTNLANLGYVFNALPTIPIRLADGSFNDFGAGYNAYNPVLYQTEIYNRHNEYLTNINGTVNYNLLPELKIGVTGSTVRNNVQTHYFQPAFKAQNSVSNANDYNYNTNSYSGDIHASYDKSFGKHNISVVAVAEKDVFYYDYFFAAAQNLLVEQGLDNNLGTGISPVSVPIGSYKEEYQLSSLLARVNYNYDSRFYATVSVRNDRSSKFGANFQSAYFPAVALSYRLKRDLFKSVDWVDDFKLRAGFGETGNQTPIGDYSSLALVAPGNRYYDGATGNYPASYAPNQNANPYLKWETRVGRNIGVDFSLFNNRLTGDINYYNDKTKNLLFNSTVATPPNLVNTTFANVGTMTNKGLEIALTGQILKGDGLNWTASGNINFVKTRIANLSGTLADGQKVNTSFLDVGFAQGQGLSSTAITRFVPGYAPYVFYLPHYTGINAQGVEQFDGKTVSEYTGNIPPSHYVDPSAKFNYGITNNFNYKNWSLGFFFRGVYGNKVFNNTLLDYETVTRLPSTNTTRAALTNGVTSAPTASDRWLEGASFLRLDNASLGYTFNHIKGLNSLRLYVAANNVFVITKYRGLDPEVDVAPNNNPNQNYIDADYGGYAYYPKARTFTFGASVSLK; encoded by the coding sequence ATGCAGCTAAAAAATTTACTTAAAGTAAGCTGTCTTGCCATTTTTTGCTTCTTTGCTGTGCCTGCACTGGCACAAAACAAAGTAATAACCGGCAAGGTTACAGACTCTCACGATGGTTCGCCAATGCCTGGTGTATCTATCGTAGCCAAAGGCTCAACCATTGGTACCAATACAGGGCCCAACGGCGATTTTAAACTCTCCTTACCCGCTTCAAATAATACACTGGTGGTGTCATTTATTGGTTATGCCAAGCAGGAAGTTGATATAACCGGCAAAACAACGGTAGATATTGCACTTGTGGGCAGTGCAACTGCCTTGAGCGAAGTGCAGATAGTGAGTGTGGGTTACGGTTCTCAACGCAAAAAAGATTTGACGGGTGCCGTATCAAACATTAGCGCTAAAGACTTTAACCAGGGAGCCGTTATTAACCCGCTTCAACAGATCCAGGGTAAAGTTTCGGGTGTGGTTATTACCGAAGGTAGTGGCGACCCGAACCAGAACATCAGTATCCGCCTGCGTGGTCAAACTTCCATTTCGGGAGATCAGTCGCCCTTATTTGTGGTGGATGGTGTACAACTGAATGATCCAAGTCAGTTTCAAAATATCGCGCCGGGTGATATCGAATCTTATGACGTATTGAAAGATGCATCAGCAACCGCTATTTATGGTTCAAGAGGTGCTAATGGTGTTATCATTGTAAATACCAAAAAAGGGAAAGCCGGCCGTGCAGAAGTAACCTACAATGGTTATGTAAGTATGGCCAAACAGGCCAATTACTATGACCTGCTAAACACTGCCGAATATCTGGCTACGCCACAGGCCAAAGCCAACCCGCAAACCCAACAGGGCGAAAGGGATGATGTTAATACTGATTGGCAAAGAGCCATGAACCGTACGGCAGCTATTCAGAGTCATAACCTGGCTATCTCTGGTGGTAGCGGCAGCTTTAATTACCGTGCATCGTTAAACTACCAAAATCAGCCGGGTATTATCATTAACAGCGGTAAACAACAATTAGGTTTAAGGTTTAATGCCGAACAAAAAGCGTTAGACAATAAACTGGATATAGTAATGGGTATATCAAACGTGAATACCAACAGGAGCCTAACCAACCTGGCTAACCTGGGCTATGTATTTAATGCGTTACCTACTATCCCGATTAGACTGGCCGATGGTTCATTTAATGATTTTGGCGCCGGCTATAATGCTTACAACCCGGTGTTATACCAAACGGAAATCTATAACAGGCATAATGAGTACCTGACCAATATCAATGGTACTGTTAATTACAATCTTTTACCAGAGCTTAAGATCGGGGTTACCGGTTCAACTGTTCGTAACAATGTGCAAACGCACTATTTTCAGCCGGCATTTAAGGCGCAAAACAGTGTGAGCAATGCCAATGATTATAATTACAATACCAACTCCTACAGCGGCGACATACACGCAAGCTATGATAAAAGCTTTGGCAAACACAACATTTCAGTTGTAGCCGTAGCAGAAAAAGATGTGTTTTATTATGATTATTTCTTCGCAGCAGCACAAAACCTGCTGGTTGAACAAGGTTTGGATAATAACTTAGGTACCGGTATTTCCCCGGTTTCTGTGCCTATCGGTTCATATAAAGAAGAGTATCAGTTAAGCTCATTACTGGCCCGTGTAAATTACAACTACGATAGCCGCTTTTACGCAACAGTATCCGTACGTAATGACCGCTCAAGTAAATTTGGTGCTAATTTTCAATCAGCCTATTTCCCGGCAGTTGCCTTGTCATATCGCCTTAAACGCGATTTATTTAAAAGCGTGGATTGGGTAGATGATTTTAAATTGAGAGCTGGATTTGGTGAAACCGGTAACCAGACCCCAATTGGCGACTACAGCAGCCTGGCACTGGTAGCACCAGGTAACAGATATTATGATGGCGCAACCGGTAACTATCCGGCAAGTTACGCACCTAACCAAAATGCTAACCCATACTTAAAATGGGAAACAAGGGTAGGCCGAAACATTGGTGTTGATTTCTCTTTATTTAACAACCGTTTAACAGGCGATATCAACTATTACAACGATAAAACAAAAAACCTGCTCTTTAACAGTACCGTGGCAACACCTCCAAATTTGGTTAACACCACTTTTGCCAACGTAGGTACAATGACTAATAAAGGTTTGGAAATTGCCCTTACCGGTCAGATATTAAAAGGCGATGGTCTTAACTGGACCGCGTCTGGAAATATCAACTTTGTTAAAACCAGAATAGCCAATCTTTCCGGAACTTTGGCCGACGGACAAAAAGTGAATACCAGCTTTCTGGATGTAGGCTTTGCACAGGGACAGGGCTTAAGCTCAACAGCTATTACGCGTTTTGTGCCAGGATACGCTCCTTATGTATTTTATTTGCCGCATTACACAGGTATCAATGCACAGGGTGTAGAGCAGTTTGATGGTAAAACAGTTAGTGAATACACTGGCAATATTCCGCCAAGTCATTATGTTGATCCAAGTGCCAAGTTTAATTATGGTATTACCAACAACTTTAATTATAAAAACTGGAGCCTTGGTTTCTTCTTCCGTGGTGTTTATGGTAATAAAGTATTTAACAACACTTTGTTAGATTATGAAACGGTTACCCGTTTACCATCTACAAACACTACCCGTGCTGCTTTAACCAACGGAGTAACCAGCGCGCCAACAGCATCTGACAGATGGCTGGAAGGTGCATCTTTCCTGAGATTGGATAATGCGTCATTAGGATATACATTTAACCATATTAAAGGGCTTAACTCTTTAAGGCTTTATGTAGCTGCCAATAACGTTTTTGTAATTACCAAATACAGAGGTCTGGATCCGGAAGTTGACGTTGCTCCGAATAACAACCCTAATCAAAATTATATTGATGCCGATTATGGTGGTTATGCTTATTATCCAAAAGCAAGAACATTCACATTTGGCGCAAGTGTTTCATTAAAATAG
- a CDS encoding DUF6377 domain-containing protein — MLFGYRATYASSKTDSLLAVLKRELTRKKIYDDKKEADIQKLKTVLSTTPLTDQNSRYKLCSNIYEEYKVYQFDSAFVYIHKMQDISDALKDASKQNDCKIKLGFILLSAGMFKEAFDCFNGINTQLLSNDGKIEYYSLKARAHSDLADYDDNAFYSQYNNSLSIKYLDSTIALCKPNTYEWLRHQGDKQVRLGDIKKPSEYYMHLFYQYPLTTHQRAMIATGLSQFYRDPSQTQERTNLLIIGAINDIRSSTKETLASFELGNLLYRTGNIIDGYTFVDQAMNDAEYYGARLRKIKIGAVLPVVAAQKLVIMEKEKNKFLVYLLSITAVSLLVLMVAFIIFNQLKRLKAKEKIIEEKNQQLESINDKLIEDTHIKEEYIGYFFNVISGYILKLEKLKRNIDRKLLARKYDDIQLAVNEINIKKERELLFYTFDHIFLKIFPNFITVFNSLFKQEDQIWPRDHEVLNTDLRIFALIRMGISDNETIANILEYSVNTIYVYKMRIKAKSILPGEQFDQKIMAIKAIEVLNKM; from the coding sequence GTGCTTTTTGGATATAGGGCCACCTACGCATCTTCAAAAACAGATAGTCTGCTGGCTGTGCTAAAACGGGAACTTACAAGGAAAAAAATTTACGACGATAAAAAAGAAGCCGACATACAAAAACTCAAAACAGTATTATCAACTACACCGTTAACCGATCAAAACAGCAGGTACAAACTGTGCAGCAATATATACGAAGAGTATAAAGTTTATCAATTCGATTCGGCCTTTGTTTATATCCATAAAATGCAGGATATAAGCGATGCGCTAAAGGACGCATCAAAGCAAAATGATTGCAAAATTAAGCTGGGTTTCATCTTGCTTTCGGCAGGCATGTTCAAGGAGGCTTTTGATTGCTTTAATGGCATCAATACGCAATTATTAAGTAACGATGGTAAAATTGAATATTACTCATTAAAAGCCCGGGCCCATTCAGACCTGGCAGATTATGACGATAATGCCTTTTACAGCCAGTATAATAACTCCTTATCCATTAAATACCTCGACTCTACCATTGCCCTTTGCAAACCAAACACCTACGAGTGGTTAAGGCATCAGGGCGATAAACAGGTAAGGTTGGGCGATATTAAAAAGCCATCGGAGTATTATATGCATTTATTTTATCAGTACCCGTTAACCACCCATCAACGGGCTATGATAGCTACGGGGCTTTCACAGTTTTACCGTGATCCTTCGCAAACACAGGAGCGTACCAACTTATTGATCATTGGGGCTATTAACGATATCCGCTCATCAACCAAAGAAACCCTGGCCAGTTTTGAGTTAGGCAATTTGTTGTACCGCACCGGGAATATTATAGATGGTTATACGTTTGTTGACCAGGCAATGAACGATGCGGAATACTACGGCGCCCGGCTCCGGAAAATAAAGATAGGGGCGGTATTACCCGTAGTAGCTGCTCAAAAATTGGTTATAATGGAAAAGGAAAAGAATAAATTCCTGGTATACCTTTTATCCATTACTGCGGTTTCTCTTTTAGTGCTCATGGTGGCATTTATTATATTTAACCAGCTCAAGCGCTTAAAAGCAAAAGAAAAGATCATCGAAGAAAAAAATCAGCAGTTGGAAAGCATCAACGATAAGCTGATAGAGGATACACACATTAAGGAAGAGTATATCGGCTATTTTTTTAATGTGATATCGGGCTATATCCTCAAGCTCGAGAAATTAAAAAGAAATATTGACAGAAAGCTGTTGGCCAGAAAATATGACGATATACAGCTGGCGGTTAATGAAATAAATATTAAAAAGGAACGCGAATTATTATTCTATACTTTCGATCATATCTTCCTGAAGATATTCCCCAATTTTATTACTGTTTTTAACTCTTTGTTTAAACAGGAAGACCAGATATGGCCTCGTGACCATGAAGTGCTGAATACCGATCTCCGGATATTTGCGCTGATACGCATGGGCATAAGCGATAATGAAACTATTGCTAATATTTTGGAATATTCTGTAAATACGATATACGTGTATAAAATGCGTATCAAGGCAAAATCCATACTTCCCGGCGAACAGTTCGATCAAAAAATAATGGCTATTAAAGCAATTGAGGTATTAAACAAAATGTAA
- the treA gene encoding alpha,alpha-trehalase TreA: protein MRKALLTLVLLFVFLLTYSQSLTPRQLYPGLFEAVQLTDIFPDNKIFVDATPKRDPKLIMADYEVQKSKPGFDLKQFVNDNFFIPGTHNDVFKSDVTAGIRKHIDTLWEVLYRKHDTVSKYSSLLPLPHDFIVPGGRFRETYYWDSYFTMLGLQESHKTQIIENMIDNFAYMIDKYGFIPNGTRTYYLTRSQPPFFSLMLNILAKDKGKKVLVKYQPELLKEYAFWMEGSEKLKIGQAHRMVVRMPGGEILNRYWDDSDQPREESYKKDVDAAKTTKQKPGDFYRNIRAAAESGWDFSTRWFDTSGNLASIQTTSIIPVDLNCLLYHLELSIAQSYQLAGDGSHYRVYLAKAQQRKKAIQKYSWSESTGWFMDYNWQQNKITPHHTLAGVFPLEFKIADERQANIVAKALRIKFFKSGGLVTTFNRSGQQWDSPNAWAPLQYMAIDGLRNYGQNDLARSFAEAWIRTNIRVFDATGKLMEKYNVLDTGSKAGGGEYPLQDGFGWTNGVLLNLLNHYQVDQL, encoded by the coding sequence ATGAGGAAAGCACTTTTAACATTAGTACTGTTATTTGTTTTTTTACTAACATATTCCCAAAGTCTTACACCCCGGCAATTGTATCCGGGGTTATTTGAGGCTGTGCAGCTTACCGACATATTTCCGGATAACAAGATATTTGTTGATGCCACACCCAAGCGCGACCCCAAACTAATTATGGCAGATTATGAGGTGCAAAAAAGTAAACCCGGTTTTGACCTGAAGCAATTTGTAAACGATAATTTTTTTATTCCCGGCACGCATAATGATGTTTTTAAAAGCGATGTAACAGCGGGTATACGCAAACATATTGATACCCTTTGGGAGGTGCTTTATCGTAAGCATGACACAGTTTCTAAATACTCATCATTGTTACCATTACCGCATGATTTTATAGTTCCCGGCGGTCGTTTTCGCGAAACTTATTATTGGGACTCTTACTTTACCATGCTGGGTTTGCAGGAGAGCCATAAAACGCAAATTATTGAAAATATGATCGATAATTTTGCCTACATGATTGATAAATACGGTTTTATACCAAACGGTACCCGTACTTATTATTTAACACGGTCGCAACCGCCGTTTTTTTCGCTGATGCTTAATATACTGGCAAAGGATAAAGGCAAAAAGGTGCTGGTAAAATATCAGCCGGAGCTTTTAAAAGAATACGCGTTTTGGATGGAAGGATCCGAAAAATTGAAAATAGGACAGGCTCACCGTATGGTGGTGCGTATGCCTGGCGGCGAGATACTGAACCGTTACTGGGACGATTCCGATCAGCCACGCGAGGAATCCTATAAAAAAGATGTGGATGCCGCTAAAACCACCAAACAGAAACCGGGCGATTTTTATCGTAACATCCGTGCCGCGGCCGAATCTGGCTGGGATTTCAGCACACGATGGTTTGATACCTCGGGCAACCTGGCAAGCATTCAAACCACCAGCATCATCCCGGTCGACCTAAATTGTTTGCTTTATCACCTGGAGCTATCCATTGCCCAATCTTATCAATTAGCCGGAGACGGCAGCCACTACCGGGTTTATTTAGCCAAAGCCCAGCAACGTAAAAAAGCCATCCAGAAATACAGCTGGAGCGAAAGCACGGGCTGGTTTATGGATTATAACTGGCAGCAAAACAAAATCACCCCTCATCATACCCTGGCCGGTGTATTTCCGCTTGAGTTTAAAATTGCCGACGAGCGGCAGGCAAATATAGTGGCTAAAGCCCTGCGGATAAAATTCTTTAAATCGGGCGGTTTGGTAACCACATTTAACCGGTCGGGCCAGCAATGGGATAGTCCCAATGCCTGGGCTCCACTGCAATATATGGCTATAGATGGTTTAAGGAATTATGGTCAGAACGATTTGGCCCGTTCCTTTGCCGAAGCCTGGATACGTACCAATATTCGTGTTTTTGATGCTACCGGAAAGCTGATGGAAAAGTATAATGTATTGGATACAGGATCAAAAGCAGGAGGGGGTGAATATCCGCTGCAGGATGGCTTCGGATGGACTAACGGCGTACTGCTTAATTTGTTAAACCATTACCAGGTTGATCAGTTATAA
- a CDS encoding YybH family protein, whose product MNHFLSAMPIWAIFMMCFNIQSPKPETSLNLAEAKRAIAASNQIYFQAFVKNDPAIFINRYADNCVIMPPNMEPMHGAAGARRFFKMAYEQFGLRDGQFITTAVYGDGGIFVTEEGVWRSFDARHRLFDNGKFLVLWKKTVKGWKMFRDSFSSNRPRK is encoded by the coding sequence ATGAACCACTTTTTAAGCGCCATGCCCATATGGGCCATATTCATGATGTGTTTCAACATTCAAAGTCCAAAGCCCGAAACATCATTAAACTTAGCGGAAGCTAAAAGAGCTATAGCAGCAAGTAATCAAATTTATTTTCAGGCCTTTGTAAAAAACGATCCTGCTATATTCATTAACCGGTATGCCGATAATTGCGTGATCATGCCTCCCAATATGGAGCCAATGCATGGTGCAGCCGGCGCGCGCCGGTTTTTCAAAATGGCGTATGAGCAGTTTGGCTTACGTGACGGCCAATTCATTACCACCGCTGTTTATGGCGATGGAGGAATATTTGTTACGGAAGAAGGGGTGTGGCGATCATTTGATGCGCGGCACCGGCTTTTTGATAATGGAAAATTCCTGGTGCTTTGGAAAAAAACAGTTAAAGGCTGGAAAATGTTCAGGGATTCTTTTAGCAGTAACCGTCCCAGGAAATAA
- a CDS encoding carboxymuconolactone decarboxylase family protein has protein sequence MEKRLNVHQKGQAAMKAIYGLAIYLAKSPVEETLLHLIEFRVSQINGCAFCLDMHSKDLRAEGETEQRLYLLSAWREAPFYTDRERAALAWAEALTKVADGPVSDELYQQANKNFSEQELIDLTMAVITINSYNRLNIAFPAQVGTYQPGAYKVQAS, from the coding sequence ATGGAAAAACGACTTAATGTACATCAAAAAGGCCAGGCCGCAATGAAAGCTATTTATGGTTTGGCTATTTACCTGGCTAAATCTCCGGTTGAGGAAACACTGTTACATTTAATTGAATTCCGGGTATCACAAATTAACGGATGTGCTTTTTGTTTGGATATGCACTCCAAAGACCTGCGTGCCGAAGGCGAAACCGAACAACGTCTGTATCTGCTGAGTGCCTGGCGCGAAGCTCCTTTTTATACCGATCGGGAACGCGCCGCATTGGCCTGGGCCGAAGCCCTAACCAAAGTGGCCGACGGGCCTGTATCTGATGAGCTTTATCAGCAGGCCAACAAGAATTTTTCGGAACAGGAGCTGATAGACCTCACTATGGCGGTTATCACCATCAACAGTTATAATCGTCTTAATATCGCATTCCCGGCGCAGGTTGGTACCTATCAGCCCGGAGCTTATAAGGTACAGGCATCATAA
- a CDS encoding PAS domain S-box protein, producing the protein MENLSNLQQQLAQYQQREAELERSEARLRMAIASANLGTWDYKPLTGELTWSDECKYLYGLAPEAEINFELFTEHIYPADRDALSQAMERAMDPLGDHIYDMTYRIIRFDSPEVRWLRAQGKVYFNKLQEPERFIGTIVDQTEAKLAEEKSAKLAAIVESSDDAIISKTLDGIITSWNPAAEKLLGYTEKDVIGKHITMLIPEDRLEEEDLILERIRNNRKVEHYVTFRVTKSGLEIPVSISVSPIRDVNGRVIGAAKIIRNNAHQKETEARLLRYAENLEVLNALGKVISERMDVSDILQKVTDATTRLIGAAFGAFFYNNETEAGESYMLFALSGAPREAFERFGIPRNTPLFHPTFTGEGIVRADDITKDPRYGQNSPFFGMPEGHLQVVSYLAVPVISKSGMVIGGLFYGHPEPAKFTREHEQLVSGVATQAAIALDNTKLYEEIRKLNDKKEEFIGLASHELKTPVTSLSGYLQILNRSLPDTDRNKPFLQKALLQVKKLSELISDLLDVSKIETGQLPLSFSNFNITQIVQETIELIQYSTKTHQIVLQQPEQEIIISADKQRIEQVIVNLLSNAIKYSPNEKLVNVIISILTNKVRVTVQDYGMGILKEHQERIFSRFYRVEELASHISGLGIGLYISKEIIGRHHGRLWLESEPGKGSSFFFEIPLNI; encoded by the coding sequence ATGGAAAACCTGTCCAATTTACAACAGCAGCTTGCACAGTATCAACAACGTGAAGCCGAACTCGAAAGGAGTGAGGCCAGGTTACGCATGGCCATTGCTTCTGCCAATTTAGGTACATGGGATTATAAACCATTAACCGGCGAACTTACCTGGTCCGACGAATGTAAATACCTATACGGCTTAGCTCCCGAAGCCGAGATAAACTTTGAACTGTTTACAGAACACATTTACCCGGCCGACAGGGATGCCCTGTCGCAGGCCATGGAGCGGGCCATGGATCCGCTTGGTGATCATATTTATGATATGACGTATCGCATTATTCGGTTTGATAGTCCAGAGGTAAGGTGGTTAAGAGCACAGGGGAAGGTTTACTTTAATAAATTGCAAGAGCCAGAGCGCTTTATAGGCACTATTGTTGACCAGACCGAGGCTAAGCTGGCCGAGGAAAAAAGTGCCAAGCTGGCGGCTATTGTAGAATCATCGGATGATGCTATCATCAGCAAAACGCTGGATGGCATTATCACCAGCTGGAACCCCGCTGCAGAGAAGCTATTGGGTTATACCGAAAAGGATGTTATCGGGAAACATATTACCATGCTTATCCCTGAAGACCGCCTGGAGGAAGAGGATCTTATTTTAGAACGGATCAGGAATAACCGAAAGGTTGAACATTATGTAACATTCCGGGTAACAAAATCTGGTTTAGAGATTCCGGTTTCTATATCCGTTTCTCCCATCCGGGACGTTAATGGCCGGGTGATCGGGGCTGCTAAAATCATTCGTAATAACGCTCATCAAAAAGAAACCGAAGCCAGGCTATTACGCTATGCAGAAAACCTGGAAGTGTTGAACGCGCTCGGGAAAGTTATTTCGGAGCGTATGGACGTGAGTGATATCCTGCAAAAAGTAACTGATGCCACCACCCGGTTGATCGGCGCAGCATTTGGAGCGTTTTTTTATAATAATGAAACTGAGGCAGGGGAATCATATATGTTGTTTGCCCTGTCTGGGGCGCCAAGAGAAGCTTTTGAGCGCTTTGGGATACCCCGGAACACGCCTCTTTTTCACCCTACATTTACAGGCGAAGGCATTGTACGTGCCGACGATATTACCAAGGATCCGAGGTATGGACAGAATAGCCCGTTTTTTGGAATGCCCGAAGGACATTTACAGGTAGTTAGTTATTTGGCAGTGCCGGTAATTTCCAAATCGGGCATGGTAATAGGCGGATTGTTTTATGGACATCCCGAGCCCGCTAAATTTACCAGGGAGCATGAACAGTTGGTATCGGGTGTGGCTACACAGGCAGCCATTGCGCTGGATAACACCAAACTATACGAGGAAATAAGAAAGCTTAATGATAAAAAAGAAGAATTTATAGGTTTGGCTAGCCACGAGTTAAAAACACCGGTTACCAGTTTGAGTGGTTATTTACAGATACTGAACCGCTCTCTTCCGGATACAGACCGTAATAAACCTTTCTTGCAAAAAGCACTGCTGCAGGTTAAAAAACTGTCGGAACTGATATCTGATCTGCTGGATGTTTCTAAAATAGAGACCGGTCAATTGCCTCTTTCTTTCAGTAACTTCAACATCACGCAGATTGTACAGGAAACTATTGAATTGATCCAGTATTCGACCAAAACACACCAGATCGTATTACAACAGCCAGAACAGGAAATCATCATTTCGGCCGACAAACAGCGGATAGAACAGGTTATTGTTAACCTGCTTTCTAACGCCATTAAATACTCTCCAAATGAAAAGCTGGTTAATGTAATCATTTCTATCCTGACAAATAAAGTTAGGGTTACTGTACAGGACTATGGTATGGGGATTCTAAAAGAGCACCAGGAACGGATATTCTCCCGTTTTTATCGTGTAGAGGAACTGGCTTCCCATATATCGGGTTTGGGGATAGGGTTATACATCAGCAAGGAAATTATAGGTCGCCACCATGGCCGGCTATGGCTGGAAAGCGAACCTGGAAAAGGCTCTTCATTCTTCTTTGAAATACCGCTGAATATATAG
- a CDS encoding RagB/SusD family nutrient uptake outer membrane protein produces the protein MKNRIIITIILITPLFLGACKKALDLNPSDQIATSTFYKSKADFDEALAAVYASLQPEEFAVGIGFRDCFTDNGYNQFNSGSSKDFVQGNFNPTTGGYETAIYNDSYTGIARINLFLQNLGNYKGGDISDAQRKVYEGEVRFIRAYFYFQLYSIYGDVPMVLQPLDLSNQKQPKVPAAQVLTQITADLDYSIANLNTAAYYANGGHAAASSAKALKARVLLFAAFGSTGTPDPTILTQVRDLCLDLMGQYKLSANFEDIFRDATQKNNTEIIFSVNFLAPNNTAPWDLYYGDYDACAPLQNMVDAFECTDGLPYGQSPLTDTTKKGVFHNRDPRMAKTIYADSVYFGPGKVYHPSNLRPTGYGTIKFLEPNNIPYGFSTLSQQDAVILRLGEVMLMYAEAQNEIVGPDATVYKAMADLRARVSMPPYPAGYTKDQMRERIRHERRIELAFEGLRHYDLLRWHIAGPVLNAVKTSLINYHFEDKFYHWPLPQTEIDKSGGVLIQNPDYK, from the coding sequence ATGAAAAATCGAATTATAATAACCATCATACTCATTACACCGCTTTTTTTAGGCGCGTGTAAGAAAGCACTTGATCTGAATCCATCGGATCAGATTGCTACTTCAACCTTTTATAAATCAAAAGCCGATTTTGATGAGGCTCTTGCTGCTGTATATGCCTCTTTACAGCCAGAAGAATTTGCTGTAGGCATAGGTTTCAGGGATTGCTTTACCGATAACGGATACAACCAGTTTAACTCCGGTAGTTCTAAAGATTTTGTACAGGGTAACTTTAACCCCACTACCGGGGGATACGAAACCGCCATATATAATGACAGCTATACCGGTATCGCCCGTATAAACCTGTTCCTGCAAAACCTGGGTAATTACAAAGGAGGTGATATTTCTGATGCACAAAGAAAAGTGTACGAAGGTGAAGTAAGGTTTATCCGGGCCTATTTCTACTTTCAGCTATACAGCATTTATGGCGACGTGCCAATGGTGCTGCAACCGCTTGATCTGAGCAACCAAAAACAACCAAAAGTACCGGCTGCTCAGGTTCTGACCCAGATCACTGCCGACCTGGACTACAGTATTGCCAATTTAAATACTGCCGCTTATTACGCCAATGGGGGCCATGCGGCGGCATCTTCGGCAAAAGCTTTAAAAGCCAGGGTATTGTTATTTGCCGCTTTTGGCAGCACCGGCACACCAGACCCAACTATACTTACGCAGGTAAGGGATTTGTGTCTGGATCTGATGGGGCAATATAAGCTGAGCGCTAATTTTGAGGATATATTCCGCGATGCCACGCAGAAAAATAATACCGAGATCATCTTCTCCGTTAATTTCCTGGCACCCAACAATACCGCCCCTTGGGATTTGTACTATGGCGATTATGATGCCTGTGCTCCGCTGCAAAACATGGTAGATGCTTTTGAATGTACCGATGGCCTGCCATACGGGCAATCGCCGCTTACAGATACCACCAAAAAGGGAGTTTTCCATAACCGCGATCCCAGGATGGCCAAAACCATATATGCCGATTCCGTTTATTTTGGTCCGGGCAAAGTGTATCACCCATCAAACTTAAGGCCTACGGGTTATGGTACCATCAAGTTCCTGGAGCCTAACAATATTCCTTATGGTTTTTCAACCCTGAGCCAGCAGGATGCCGTTATATTGCGCCTCGGCGAAGTGATGCTGATGTATGCCGAAGCTCAAAATGAAATTGTTGGTCCCGACGCTACCGTTTATAAGGCGATGGCCGATTTGCGTGCCCGTGTAAGTATGCCGCCATATCCGGCAGGTTACACCAAAGACCAGATGCGCGAAAGGATAAGACATGAACGCCGTATTGAGCTTGCTTTTGAAGGCTTGCGTCATTATGATCTGTTAAGATGGCACATTGCCGGTCCGGTGCTGAACGCGGTAAAAACCAGCCTCATCAATTATCACTTTGAAGATAAATTTTATCACTGGCCATTACCTCAAACAGAAATTGATAAGAGCGGAGGGGTATTGATCCAAAACCCGGATTATAAATAA